The following are from one region of the Gryllotalpicola protaetiae genome:
- a CDS encoding LLM class flavin-dependent oxidoreductase — translation MTALTDVPLNVLDLAWRGFGQTNADAVAGSIALAQHAEPLGYGRYWFAEHHGMPGIASSSPAILIGAVAAATQTMRVGSGGVMLPNHAPLVVAEQFGTLRALYGDRIDLGIGRAPGTDGVTAFALRRTQEGLDASAFPRELMDLIGFFHGMSPNNPMAQLLAVPGLGDAPEIWLLGSSGFSAELAGTLGLPFAFAHHFSGDNTERALEIYRDSFREGGFLEAPHSMIAVTVITDASADVVRREMLPGAISFIRMRQGQKPSPVSIDEALAYSFSPLEEEFIAHRNARQAVGTPDQVRAQLESLLASTGVDELMVQPAGATLENRKRSLEIVRSLQG, via the coding sequence ATGACTGCGCTCACTGATGTGCCCCTGAACGTGCTCGACCTCGCCTGGCGTGGGTTCGGGCAGACGAATGCCGACGCGGTGGCCGGCTCGATCGCGCTGGCGCAGCACGCCGAGCCGCTCGGCTACGGCCGCTACTGGTTCGCGGAGCACCACGGCATGCCGGGCATCGCCTCGTCGTCGCCCGCCATCTTGATCGGGGCGGTCGCCGCGGCCACGCAAACGATGCGCGTCGGCTCGGGCGGCGTGATGCTGCCGAACCACGCCCCGCTCGTCGTGGCCGAGCAGTTCGGCACGCTGCGCGCGCTCTACGGTGACCGCATCGACCTCGGCATCGGCCGCGCGCCCGGCACCGACGGCGTCACCGCGTTCGCGTTGCGCCGCACGCAGGAGGGGCTCGACGCCTCCGCCTTCCCGCGCGAGCTGATGGACCTCATCGGCTTCTTCCACGGCATGTCGCCGAACAACCCGATGGCGCAGCTGCTCGCGGTGCCCGGCCTCGGCGACGCCCCGGAGATCTGGCTGCTCGGCTCGTCGGGCTTCTCGGCCGAGCTCGCGGGCACGCTCGGCCTGCCGTTCGCGTTCGCCCACCACTTCTCGGGCGACAACACAGAGCGCGCGCTCGAGATCTACCGCGACTCTTTCCGTGAGGGCGGATTCCTGGAGGCACCGCACTCGATGATCGCGGTGACGGTGATCACGGATGCCTCGGCCGACGTCGTCCGCCGCGAGATGCTGCCCGGTGCGATCTCGTTCATCCGCATGCGTCAGGGGCAGAAGCCGTCGCCGGTGTCGATCGACGAGGCGCTCGCCTATTCCTTCTCGCCTCTGGAGGAGGAGTTCATCGCCCACCGCAACGCGCGCCAAGCGGTCGGCACGCCCGACCAGGTGCGCGCCCAGCTCGAGTCGCTGCTCGCGTCGACGGGCGTCGACGAGCTCATGGTGCAGCCTGCGGGCGCCACGCTCGAGAACCGGAAGCGCTCGCTGGAGATCGTGCGGTCGCTGCAGGGCTAA
- a CDS encoding glycosyltransferase yields the protein MKLLEVIRSMNQGGAQQLLVNRLTATSSSSHDTILVNTLPVEDALEAAITAPVGVQIVHPSSSSILRAHWQIMRLAKREKPDIIVVHSPSPAILLKLSRQVGLLKVPVVEVVHNTSYNRKIVEWASALSNPGADLTLVVSSGATAGNVLRGARQVAVQHQGVPVSKMRAWMRDNSAWILEQRARWASQDPDLIVVYCGRLVPEKRPLDVVKAVEQIARTTGVRLIMIGDGPEHPRVVSYVEDNRLSDVVTVMGRQPDGWRYVAAADVFCLPSEHEGLPVAVMEALALGKPVVGTRIPGLADVLTHGSNSLLVDVGDVGELARSFRSLAATPRLRERLARGAEATSAYWDSDRSDSAYYDALSAVLSS from the coding sequence ATGAAGCTGCTTGAAGTCATTCGCTCCATGAACCAGGGTGGGGCCCAGCAGTTGCTCGTGAATCGACTCACCGCTACCTCGTCTTCGTCTCATGATACGATTCTCGTAAACACTCTTCCTGTCGAAGATGCTCTTGAGGCCGCCATAACCGCCCCTGTGGGCGTGCAGATTGTTCACCCATCGAGCAGTTCTATCCTTCGAGCTCACTGGCAAATCATGAGATTGGCAAAACGCGAAAAGCCGGATATTATCGTGGTACATTCGCCTTCGCCAGCAATATTGTTGAAGCTTAGCCGACAGGTTGGATTACTTAAAGTACCTGTGGTTGAAGTGGTTCACAATACCTCTTACAACCGAAAAATTGTGGAGTGGGCATCCGCTCTTAGCAACCCTGGCGCAGACCTCACGCTTGTCGTTAGCAGCGGGGCAACTGCAGGGAATGTCTTGCGCGGGGCCCGCCAAGTGGCCGTTCAGCACCAAGGTGTTCCGGTTTCCAAAATGCGTGCCTGGATGCGGGACAATTCGGCTTGGATCCTTGAACAGCGAGCTCGTTGGGCTTCTCAGGATCCCGATCTCATCGTCGTGTATTGCGGCCGTCTTGTTCCGGAGAAGCGGCCCCTCGATGTTGTTAAGGCTGTCGAACAGATTGCCAGGACAACTGGGGTGCGGTTGATCATGATCGGGGATGGCCCGGAGCATCCCCGTGTGGTGTCATATGTCGAAGACAATCGCCTATCCGACGTGGTTACAGTCATGGGACGCCAGCCGGATGGCTGGCGCTACGTTGCGGCGGCGGACGTCTTTTGCCTTCCTAGCGAACATGAAGGACTTCCGGTCGCTGTTATGGAGGCGCTCGCCCTGGGCAAGCCGGTCGTTGGAACCCGAATTCCCGGGCTAGCCGACGTTTTGACTCATGGTTCAAATTCGTTGTTGGTAGACGTGGGCGATGTTGGGGAGTTGGCGCGTTCGTTCCGTTCACTGGCTGCGACTCCGCGCCTACGCGAGCGGCTTGCTCGTGGTGCGGAGGCGACTTCGGCTTATTGGGACTCGGATCGGTCGGACTCCGCGTACTACGACGCACTTAGTGCGGTTCTTAGCTCCTAG
- a CDS encoding MarR family winged helix-turn-helix transcriptional regulator has translation MARPKSSRAALLDSIFEEINVITRRGTARARRLAAPLSYVEHSLLQFIGSTPGCRATDIASSFHLNRSTVSRQVSALLDHGLVEYTARSEDSHHRGRELALTADGKQRLASARGEQRKASFERLADWSDDELSQFAKLLDRYNLKEPRV, from the coding sequence ATGGCACGCCCGAAGTCATCCCGAGCAGCGTTGCTCGACTCGATCTTTGAAGAGATCAATGTGATCACCCGCCGCGGCACCGCTCGCGCCCGCCGACTGGCAGCCCCGCTCAGCTACGTCGAGCACTCGCTGCTGCAGTTCATCGGCTCCACCCCCGGGTGCCGCGCCACCGACATCGCGAGCTCCTTCCACCTCAACCGCTCCACCGTGTCGCGGCAGGTGTCGGCGCTGCTCGACCACGGGTTGGTCGAGTACACGGCGCGCAGCGAGGACTCCCACCACCGCGGCCGCGAGCTCGCGCTCACCGCCGACGGCAAGCAACGGCTCGCCTCGGCCCGGGGTGAGCAGCGGAAGGCGTCGTTCGAACGGCTCGCCGACTGGAGCGACGATGAGCTGTCGCAGTTCGCCAAGCTGCTCGACCGCTACAACCTGAAGGAGCCGCGGGTTTAG
- a CDS encoding DUF4012 domain-containing protein, which produces MSTAAADRRPRRERRNKGKRWVGWLIAAVLLIAVAAIAWAGVRGILAANELRRALPVANTIQTDIMNGDAAAATSAASGLRQRADKAHALTSDPVYRVVEKTPWLGPNLRALSGLSASAASVTGNGLDPLTRLAGELNADSFKPQNGALNVAPLATAAPTLAKADTAVQAGARAAHAVSTKGVVAPLATAVDQYTTKIDQVAAFTGAASRAATLLPGMLGQDSPRTYLLLVLNNAELRASGGIPGSVIHVTADHGSISFDSQYSGSSFGPYDQPIAPLAAPTNELFTQITGEYMQDVTLTPHFDQSAKLAMAMWQQRFGQSVDGVVSLDPVALKYILQATGPVTVAAGTPQQTELTSQNVVKALLSDVYARFSDPNAQDAFFDVASGAIFSKLTAGQFEPAAMLTAFAHIGDERRMRVWSAKPEEEKQLVQTTLAGGPPKSAAGEQRFGVYLADGTGSKMDYYLHTSVTTGQLTCSNVGPLYVVEITLKNGVAPDQVASLPEYVSGGGSFGVPVGTMRTQVTVYGSPDVEFGNAFDGKGGAEPVKFVKDGDRSVAQYVVDVKAGESSTVRLVYNPKKGKTGKPAVDVTPQINPVSVSRGKFECGTVLK; this is translated from the coding sequence ATGTCGACAGCCGCCGCCGACCGCCGCCCCCGCCGCGAGCGCCGCAACAAGGGGAAGCGATGGGTTGGCTGGCTGATCGCCGCTGTGCTGCTCATCGCCGTGGCCGCGATCGCGTGGGCGGGGGTGAGGGGAATCCTCGCCGCAAATGAGTTGCGCCGAGCGCTTCCCGTCGCCAACACCATTCAGACCGACATCATGAACGGTGACGCCGCCGCGGCGACGAGTGCGGCGTCCGGGCTTCGCCAGCGGGCGGACAAGGCACACGCCCTGACCTCCGACCCGGTCTACCGGGTTGTCGAGAAGACGCCGTGGCTCGGACCCAACCTGCGAGCTCTGAGCGGCCTGTCGGCCAGTGCGGCATCCGTCACGGGCAACGGGCTCGACCCCTTGACGAGGCTCGCAGGCGAACTTAACGCCGATAGCTTCAAGCCGCAGAACGGCGCGCTGAACGTCGCGCCGCTCGCCACTGCCGCGCCCACTCTCGCGAAGGCAGACACTGCGGTTCAGGCCGGCGCCCGCGCTGCCCACGCGGTCTCGACGAAGGGTGTCGTCGCGCCCCTCGCGACCGCGGTTGACCAGTACACGACGAAGATTGACCAGGTCGCAGCCTTTACAGGTGCCGCGAGCCGCGCCGCCACCCTGCTGCCGGGCATGCTTGGGCAAGATAGCCCGCGCACTTACCTGCTTCTCGTGCTCAACAATGCTGAACTACGCGCGAGCGGTGGCATCCCTGGCTCGGTAATCCACGTCACCGCCGATCATGGGTCGATCTCCTTCGACAGCCAGTACTCCGGCTCGAGCTTCGGCCCCTACGACCAGCCGATCGCGCCGCTCGCCGCGCCGACCAACGAGCTGTTCACCCAGATCACCGGCGAATACATGCAAGACGTCACGCTCACCCCGCACTTCGATCAAAGCGCGAAGCTGGCGATGGCGATGTGGCAGCAGCGCTTCGGCCAGTCGGTCGACGGGGTGGTCAGCCTCGACCCGGTCGCGCTCAAGTACATCCTGCAGGCGACCGGGCCCGTGACGGTGGCCGCGGGCACCCCGCAGCAGACCGAGCTCACCTCGCAGAACGTCGTGAAGGCTCTCCTTTCCGATGTGTACGCCCGCTTCAGCGACCCGAACGCGCAAGATGCCTTCTTCGACGTGGCGTCCGGCGCGATCTTCTCCAAGCTCACGGCCGGGCAGTTCGAGCCGGCGGCCATGCTCACGGCCTTCGCGCACATCGGCGACGAGCGACGCATGCGGGTGTGGAGCGCGAAGCCCGAGGAAGAGAAGCAGCTGGTGCAGACGACGCTTGCCGGCGGCCCGCCGAAGTCCGCAGCGGGGGAGCAGCGCTTCGGCGTGTACCTCGCCGACGGCACTGGCTCGAAGATGGACTACTACCTGCACACCTCAGTCACCACGGGGCAGCTGACGTGCTCGAACGTCGGCCCGCTCTACGTCGTCGAGATCACCCTGAAGAACGGCGTCGCGCCCGACCAGGTCGCCTCGCTGCCTGAGTACGTCAGCGGCGGCGGCTCGTTTGGCGTACCCGTCGGCACGATGCGCACGCAGGTCACCGTGTATGGCTCGCCCGACGTCGAGTTTGGCAACGCCTTCGACGGCAAGGGCGGCGCAGAGCCGGTCAAGTTCGTGAAAGACGGCGACCGCAGCGTCGCCCAATACGTGGTCGACGTGAAGGCGGGCGAGAGCTCGACCGTGCGACTTGTCTACAATCCCAAGAAGGGGAAGACCGGGAAGCCTGCCGTCGACGTGACGCCGCAGATCAATCCCGTCTCGGTCTCGCGGGGGAAGTTCGAATGTGGGACGGTTCTGAAGTGA
- a CDS encoding ABC transporter ATP-binding protein, with product MAILELEGVTRVVPIPDDEPLHILRGVDLVVDAGEHVSIVGRSGSGKSTLLNILGLLDEPSDGSIVFDGVPVRRMSAAARDRRRGREVGFIFQQFNLLPGRTAVENVATPLLYAHPRQFWRRRRLALDMLDRVGLGERTEWVPSRLSGGEQQRVAIARALVRGPRVILADEPTGALDIDTGRAVMSLLDEVARDTGAALVTITHDPDIAALASRRYRLEDGVLRPALAEVAL from the coding sequence ATGGCGATCCTCGAGCTCGAGGGCGTCACGCGCGTCGTGCCGATCCCCGATGACGAGCCGTTGCACATTCTTCGTGGCGTCGATCTCGTGGTCGACGCCGGCGAGCACGTCTCGATCGTCGGCCGCAGCGGCTCGGGCAAGTCGACCCTGCTCAACATCCTCGGCCTGCTCGACGAGCCGAGCGACGGCAGCATCGTCTTCGACGGTGTGCCCGTGCGGCGCATGTCGGCGGCGGCCCGCGACCGGCGGCGCGGCCGCGAGGTGGGCTTCATCTTCCAACAGTTCAACCTGCTGCCGGGGCGCACGGCAGTCGAGAACGTCGCCACGCCCCTGCTCTACGCGCATCCGCGTCAGTTCTGGCGACGCCGCCGGCTCGCCCTCGACATGCTCGATCGCGTCGGGCTCGGTGAGCGCACCGAATGGGTGCCGAGCCGGCTCTCCGGCGGCGAACAGCAGAGGGTCGCGATCGCGCGCGCACTGGTGCGCGGGCCGCGTGTCATCCTCGCCGACGAGCCGACCGGCGCGCTCGACATCGACACCGGACGTGCCGTGATGAGCCTTCTCGACGAGGTCGCCCGCGACACCGGCGCCGCCCTCGTCACGATCACGCACGACCCCGACATCGCCGCGCTCGCGAGCCGCCGCTACCGCCTCGAAGACGGCGTGCTGCGCCCGGCGCTCGCAGAGGTCGCCTTATGA
- a CDS encoding efflux RND transporter periplasmic adaptor subunit — protein sequence MTAASPGVVRRWVFPILRILVFAAIGVALVKLAFFNGATSGSDQIVPTGAVSDPVTTVHTGSIHNDVSLSATVFPDAAVPVRASVTGEITKVSATAGQHVDGGTALVTIKQTIESTGTVTKNQTTTDPDTGEVTTTPITEPAPPVIKYVVVPAGAAGTLSSLTALVGQEVAVGDVLAQVAPPTFNVSGTIAAVDQYRLLSKPTEAQVTISGGPEPFTCTGLTISAPLAGSTGGAGDSSAPAGDTSADSSGSPATGGPTVRCAVPADTTVFAGLAAKVKISAGSADDALLVPATAVEGAGAAGTVYLPGADGAAPTPAKVQLGIFDGTSVQIVSGLKKGDEILEFVPSKSDEQHAAQAGFGG from the coding sequence ATGACCGCAGCTTCCCCGGGCGTCGTGCGACGCTGGGTGTTCCCCATCCTCCGCATCCTGGTGTTCGCCGCCATCGGCGTCGCGCTCGTGAAGCTGGCCTTCTTCAACGGCGCGACCTCAGGCAGCGACCAGATCGTGCCGACCGGCGCCGTCAGCGATCCGGTCACGACGGTCCACACGGGGTCCATCCACAACGACGTCAGCCTCTCGGCGACGGTGTTCCCTGACGCAGCGGTGCCTGTGCGCGCGAGCGTCACGGGTGAGATCACCAAGGTCTCGGCGACCGCAGGGCAGCACGTCGACGGCGGCACCGCCCTCGTCACGATCAAGCAGACCATCGAGTCGACCGGAACGGTCACGAAGAACCAGACGACGACCGATCCGGATACGGGCGAGGTCACGACCACTCCGATCACGGAGCCCGCACCGCCGGTCATCAAGTACGTCGTCGTCCCGGCCGGCGCAGCCGGCACCCTGTCCTCCCTCACGGCGCTCGTCGGTCAGGAGGTCGCGGTGGGTGACGTGCTCGCGCAGGTCGCCCCGCCGACCTTCAACGTCTCTGGCACGATCGCCGCCGTCGACCAGTACCGGCTTCTCTCGAAGCCGACGGAGGCGCAGGTGACGATTTCCGGCGGCCCCGAACCGTTCACCTGCACCGGGCTGACGATCAGCGCGCCGCTCGCCGGCTCGACGGGCGGCGCGGGTGACTCTAGCGCCCCGGCCGGCGACACCTCTGCCGACAGCTCGGGGTCGCCGGCCACCGGCGGCCCGACCGTGCGCTGCGCCGTGCCCGCCGACACGACGGTCTTCGCCGGCCTCGCGGCAAAGGTCAAGATCAGCGCCGGCTCCGCCGACGACGCCCTTCTGGTGCCCGCAACGGCGGTGGAAGGCGCGGGGGCGGCGGGCACCGTCTATCTTCCGGGCGCCGACGGCGCCGCGCCGACACCCGCCAAGGTGCAGCTCGGCATCTTCGACGGCACCTCGGTGCAGATCGTGTCCGGCCTCAAGAAGGGCGACGAGATCCTCGAGTTCGTGCCGTCGAAGTCCGACGAGCAGCACGCCGCACAGGCAGGATTCGGCGGCTGA
- a CDS encoding VanZ family protein, producing MSSFVRRMAVAALGVVLLVVAGIVLWPTHPNASWLFGDADRLLTPLVGDGLPGILLHFGALELAANIAMFVPLGFLGTLALPRRGWWVAPVACFALSVTIEMTQLLLLPDRTFSLRDIVGNTLGGLLGTVLAAAARGIAGAVTRRRRSTAVE from the coding sequence ATGTCATCTTTTGTTCGGCGAATGGCGGTGGCGGCCCTCGGCGTCGTCCTGCTCGTGGTGGCAGGCATCGTGCTATGGCCGACGCACCCGAACGCCTCCTGGTTGTTCGGCGACGCCGACCGACTGCTCACCCCGCTGGTCGGCGACGGGCTGCCGGGCATCCTGCTGCACTTCGGCGCGCTCGAGCTGGCCGCGAACATCGCGATGTTCGTCCCGCTCGGCTTTCTGGGCACGCTCGCCCTGCCCCGCCGCGGCTGGTGGGTAGCGCCGGTCGCATGCTTCGCGCTGTCCGTCACGATCGAGATGACCCAGTTGCTGCTCCTGCCCGATCGCACGTTCTCACTGCGCGACATCGTCGGGAACACCCTCGGGGGCCTGCTGGGCACGGTCCTCGCCGCTGCTGCTCGTGGAATCGCGGGCGCGGTCACCCGGCGTCGGCGCAGCACGGCCGTGGAATGA
- a CDS encoding ABC transporter permease produces MRAITGPISVLVEAWAEFRVYRARVLMSIIGVAVAIMALTAIAAISAVAQQAVVEDMERGSGRPAMLSINPPYTDDGNPAVPVTAFDAQVRNELKRYDIRYWSRQGSPQITLRGLPDDVYLQSSTVDAAYGTMFRTRMVEGSWFSAQDSRRLVPAVVINEGLWKVLGSPDLRTHPVVHLSSPTAIDAVVVGVASGGDAHYTQLWMLYDAYTALVPADSPTQDGNQVSYLAWVPPHHASALSQRLGADLSRAAGDGMTVDVGRQDYQSGGGSDPLLFVKVVGGAAAGLILLLGALGLLNISMVTVRARIREIGIRRSFGATAGRVFAGVMMESVVATAVAGIVGVMAAILALENPLVSGFLRRQGLQDIPAFPLSAAALGLLVAIGVGALAGLLPALVAVRVKPIDAIRY; encoded by the coding sequence ATGAGAGCCATCACGGGGCCGATCAGCGTGCTGGTGGAGGCCTGGGCGGAGTTCCGCGTCTACCGTGCCCGCGTCCTCATGTCGATCATCGGCGTCGCCGTCGCGATCATGGCACTCACCGCGATCGCGGCCATCTCGGCCGTCGCGCAGCAGGCCGTCGTGGAAGACATGGAGCGCGGCAGCGGGCGCCCCGCGATGCTCAGCATCAATCCGCCGTACACCGACGACGGAAACCCCGCCGTTCCCGTCACCGCCTTCGACGCGCAGGTCAGGAACGAGCTGAAGCGCTACGACATCCGCTACTGGAGCCGCCAGGGCTCTCCCCAGATCACGCTGCGCGGCCTGCCGGACGACGTCTACCTGCAGTCGTCCACGGTCGACGCGGCGTACGGCACGATGTTCCGCACCCGCATGGTCGAAGGTTCCTGGTTCTCCGCGCAGGACAGCCGACGGCTGGTGCCCGCCGTGGTCATCAACGAGGGCCTCTGGAAGGTTCTCGGCAGTCCCGACCTGCGCACGCATCCGGTCGTCCACCTGTCGAGCCCCACGGCGATCGACGCGGTCGTCGTCGGCGTCGCCTCCGGCGGAGACGCGCACTACACGCAGCTGTGGATGCTCTACGACGCGTACACGGCGCTCGTGCCCGCTGATTCGCCCACACAAGACGGCAACCAGGTCAGCTATCTCGCCTGGGTGCCGCCGCATCACGCCTCCGCGCTGTCGCAGCGTTTGGGCGCCGATCTGTCGCGCGCTGCGGGCGATGGGATGACCGTGGATGTCGGCCGTCAGGACTATCAGTCGGGCGGCGGCAGCGACCCGCTGCTCTTCGTCAAGGTCGTCGGCGGGGCGGCGGCCGGCCTGATCCTGCTGCTCGGAGCCCTCGGGCTGCTGAACATCTCGATGGTGACGGTGCGGGCGCGAATCCGCGAGATCGGCATCCGCCGCTCGTTCGGCGCGACCGCCGGCCGCGTCTTCGCCGGCGTCATGATGGAGAGCGTCGTCGCGACGGCGGTGGCCGGCATCGTCGGGGTGATGGCGGCGATCCTCGCCCTCGAGAACCCGCTCGTCTCGGGCTTCCTCCGGCGGCAGGGGCTGCAAGACATCCCCGCGTTCCCGCTGTCGGCCGCCGCGCTCGGCCTGCTCGTCGCCATCGGTGTCGGCGCTCTCGCGGGGCTGCTGCCGGCTCTCGTCGCGGTGCGGGTCAAGCCGATCGACGCCATCCGATACTGA
- a CDS encoding transglycosylase domain-containing protein yields the protein MSLSGSEAGRRTRLAKALGGFLGMSAIAGVLVGVLIAPAAIAGTTVTKSGIESFNALPDYLKIEAPDQYTTFYATQNDQWVKIAQFYYQNRIDVPWDQVSQSVKDAAVATEDPRFYSEGGVDVLGILRGAASTVSGNGTQGGSSITQQYVKNVLVQRCEADYPIDANASTKVRTEQQKKLSACYQDAAGVTVPRKIQEIRYATGVSKQYSKQQILLGYLNLVGFGGQVYGVQAAAQYYFNTTAAKLDLNQSATLVAILNNPANLRIDQTKAQNPGSNPENGFKATKDRRDYVLDRMVKNHKITQKQADDTKKQPITPTITPTPTGCTSAQANDAGFFCDYVQDTILNDTTFGKTAADRERFFRRGGINVYTTLNLDLQNTAQASLDQYIPHSTGDPSFPLGASNVSMEVGTGRVVTMVQNKTYSAGATSDPGATSLNYNTPYAYGGSSGFQTGSSFKPFVLAEWLEQGHTLYQSVNGSSTTFAYNKYQTQCNSTAPYQSYGTFSVKNDTPSENGVRTVLQGTAQSINTIYMMMAQQLNLCDVHHLAQSMGVDVANPNKKTGGGTWSTSPTSAIGTNNVSPIQMAQAYAAFANGGITCTPIVIDKITRTDDGSNVAVPKTKCTQTIPKDIADGVIYALKTVLTGNGTGVLANPHDGVPLFGKTGTSNDAIQNWIVTSSSKVAQATWVGNLQQNPSKSLRKTGFRGVTNHRYVQGGDAKLVVAEPIIAALNKVYGGENWDAPPSSMLYGKNYKPPVTTAPTAPATTPAQPTQPTQPTQQQPTQPAEPQNPVVPLPTPSG from the coding sequence ATGTCTTTGTCTGGGTCGGAAGCCGGTCGCCGCACGAGGCTCGCCAAAGCACTTGGCGGCTTCCTCGGCATGAGCGCCATCGCGGGGGTTCTCGTCGGCGTGCTCATCGCGCCGGCGGCGATCGCGGGCACGACGGTGACGAAGTCGGGCATCGAGTCGTTCAACGCTCTGCCCGACTACCTCAAGATCGAGGCGCCCGACCAGTACACGACCTTCTACGCGACGCAGAACGACCAGTGGGTCAAGATCGCGCAGTTCTACTACCAGAACCGCATCGACGTTCCGTGGGACCAGGTCTCGCAATCCGTCAAAGACGCGGCCGTCGCCACCGAGGACCCGCGGTTCTACTCCGAGGGCGGCGTCGACGTGCTCGGCATCCTGCGCGGTGCGGCGAGCACGGTGTCGGGGAATGGCACGCAGGGCGGCTCCTCGATCACGCAGCAGTACGTGAAGAACGTGCTGGTGCAGCGATGCGAGGCCGACTACCCGATCGACGCGAACGCGAGCACCAAGGTGCGGACTGAGCAGCAGAAGAAGCTCAGCGCGTGCTATCAGGATGCCGCGGGGGTGACTGTCCCGCGGAAGATCCAAGAGATCCGCTACGCGACGGGCGTCTCGAAGCAGTACTCGAAGCAGCAGATCCTGCTCGGCTACCTGAACCTCGTCGGCTTCGGCGGCCAGGTCTACGGCGTGCAGGCGGCCGCCCAGTACTACTTCAACACGACGGCGGCGAAGCTCGACCTGAACCAGTCGGCGACGCTCGTCGCGATCCTCAACAACCCGGCGAACCTGCGCATCGACCAGACCAAGGCGCAGAACCCGGGCAGCAACCCCGAGAACGGCTTCAAGGCGACGAAGGACCGCCGCGACTACGTGCTCGACCGCATGGTCAAGAACCACAAGATCACGCAAAAGCAGGCCGACGACACGAAGAAGCAGCCGATCACGCCGACGATCACCCCGACGCCGACGGGCTGCACGAGCGCGCAGGCGAACGACGCGGGATTCTTCTGCGACTACGTGCAAGACACGATCCTGAACGACACGACCTTCGGCAAGACCGCGGCCGACCGCGAGCGCTTCTTCCGCCGCGGCGGCATCAACGTGTACACGACGCTGAATCTCGACCTGCAGAACACGGCGCAGGCGTCCCTCGACCAGTACATCCCCCATTCCACGGGCGACCCGAGCTTCCCGCTCGGAGCCTCGAACGTGTCGATGGAGGTCGGCACCGGCCGCGTGGTCACGATGGTGCAGAACAAGACCTACAGCGCGGGCGCCACCAGCGACCCCGGGGCGACGTCGCTCAACTACAACACCCCGTACGCGTACGGCGGTTCGAGCGGATTCCAGACGGGGTCGTCGTTCAAGCCGTTCGTGCTCGCGGAGTGGCTCGAGCAGGGGCATACGCTCTATCAGTCGGTCAACGGGTCGAGTACGACGTTCGCCTACAACAAGTACCAGACACAGTGCAACTCGACCGCGCCGTACCAAAGCTACGGCACATTCTCGGTGAAGAACGACACGCCGTCCGAGAATGGCGTGCGCACGGTGCTGCAGGGCACGGCGCAGTCGATCAACACGATCTACATGATGATGGCGCAGCAGCTGAACCTGTGCGACGTGCATCACCTGGCTCAGTCGATGGGCGTCGACGTCGCGAACCCCAACAAGAAGACGGGTGGCGGCACCTGGTCGACGTCACCGACAAGCGCCATCGGCACCAACAACGTGTCGCCGATCCAGATGGCGCAGGCCTACGCAGCCTTCGCCAACGGCGGCATCACCTGCACTCCGATCGTGATCGACAAGATCACGCGGACGGATGACGGTTCGAACGTCGCCGTGCCGAAGACCAAGTGCACGCAGACGATTCCGAAGGACATCGCGGACGGCGTGATCTACGCCCTCAAGACCGTGCTCACCGGCAACGGCACAGGCGTGCTCGCGAACCCGCACGACGGGGTGCCGCTGTTCGGCAAGACCGGTACTTCCAACGACGCCATTCAGAACTGGATCGTCACTTCGAGCTCGAAGGTCGCGCAGGCGACCTGGGTCGGCAACCTCCAGCAGAACCCGAGCAAGAGCCTGCGCAAGACGGGCTTCCGCGGGGTGACGAATCACCGGTATGTGCAGGGCGGCGACGCGAAGCTGGTCGTGGCTGAGCCGATCATCGCGGCCCTGAACAAGGTGTACGGCGGCGAGAACTGGGACGCTCCCCCGTCGAGCATGCTCTACGGCAAGAACTACAAGCCACCGGTGACGACGGCCCCGACCGCACCGGCGACGACGCCTGCTCAGCCGACGCAGCCCACGCAGCCGACCCAGCAGCAGCCGACCCAGCCGGCCGAGCCGCAGAACCCGGTCGTCCCCCTCCCCACCCCCAGCGGCTAG